Proteins from a genomic interval of Leptospira bandrabouensis:
- a CDS encoding FliG C-terminal domain-containing protein has product MIYRQGNNYHFFLANTDSVARFRSSIFPFYPVPKNKIPELPSVTSDPILFPQFLYELQYNRQTFVSKPVYTPTYMGSIKVPTDSESKPIPGFSPITIQIGGQRNTPSFLYRGKRDKFQSAKYLSLRDIINPELSEDLVREKIEALYFDIKSKTYLFRLVAILFSGTPKEEETIVSNLFRHEPEFAKFLNKQMFTVEMIPMIHGNFLQEILREHDERYIKYILPNLSKPVMEVVRSSISKNKMKQILDGPTKKPQEGEDLVSVIETELFKRFARNIYYEEGSIFTYRENGEVERKEEVPFADSKKFQFSTNGQVLQFYGRTVTKLFFKTNDWIDVLRFDFFLSRKEIETTEFHRLPPDLLIEIPYYATGIFLVGGGITKEKNPFEFSLLWFDY; this is encoded by the coding sequence TTGATTTATAGACAAGGAAACAATTACCACTTCTTTTTAGCAAACACCGACTCGGTGGCCCGGTTCCGATCTTCCATTTTTCCCTTTTATCCGGTTCCCAAAAATAAAATTCCAGAACTACCTTCTGTCACCTCAGACCCAATTCTTTTTCCGCAGTTTTTATACGAGTTGCAATACAACAGACAAACCTTTGTTTCCAAACCAGTCTACACCCCAACTTACATGGGTAGTATAAAAGTTCCCACAGATTCCGAATCCAAACCTATACCTGGATTTTCTCCCATAACCATTCAGATAGGCGGACAGCGTAACACCCCTTCCTTTCTTTATAGGGGAAAACGTGACAAGTTCCAATCGGCCAAGTATCTCTCACTGCGAGACATTATAAACCCAGAACTTTCGGAAGATTTGGTGCGAGAAAAAATTGAAGCATTGTATTTTGATATAAAAAGTAAAACCTACCTTTTTCGATTGGTAGCCATTCTATTTTCTGGAACTCCCAAAGAAGAAGAAACAATTGTTTCCAATTTATTTCGCCATGAACCAGAGTTTGCCAAATTCTTAAACAAACAGATGTTTACTGTAGAAATGATTCCTATGATTCATGGAAACTTTTTACAGGAGATTCTTAGGGAGCATGATGAACGTTATATCAAATACATCCTTCCTAACCTTTCCAAACCTGTCATGGAAGTAGTTCGCTCCTCCATCTCCAAAAATAAAATGAAACAAATTTTGGATGGACCCACAAAAAAACCACAAGAGGGAGAGGATTTAGTTTCTGTCATAGAAACAGAACTCTTCAAACGGTTTGCGAGAAATATTTATTACGAAGAAGGATCCATTTTTACTTACCGGGAAAATGGAGAAGTAGAAAGAAAAGAAGAAGTGCCCTTTGCCGATTCGAAGAAGTTTCAATTTTCTACCAATGGACAGGTTCTCCAATTTTATGGACGAACGGTAACAAAACTATTTTTCAAAACAAATGATTGGATCGATGTTTTGCGATTTGATTTCTTTTTATCACGTAAAGAAATCGAAACAACTGAATTCCATCGGTTGCCACCAGACCTTCTCATTGAAATTCCTTATTATGCGACTGGGATCTTTCTTGTCGGTGGTGGGATTACCAAGGAGAAAAACCCATTTGAGTTTTCTCTCCTTTGGTTTGATTATTAA
- a CDS encoding iron-containing alcohol dehydrogenase, with product MPVLPEWINFQFPPKIHFEIDCGYKLGSFVKNIGSRVVLITTQKELENAEELSIIKTSLEKHAEGVIIYDDIVDRVHFKDLDSCAHFLRISNADCVVAYGSFESVNAGKAASLLATNDLFAEELLIGKKQPKKKGLPLIVVPTKPLLGNECSPFFSIVDDKDKNRKYFAHEWAFPELIVADPKIGAGMSSSETAKTGISILSAAVDSILSKYANEITSSTALRSIELISKNIVPAIREPRNLGPKNSIYAASLLAGIAQSTSSLGLCYALSLAVTTVTNLDIFQSMSILLPHVMEYNLTSSAGKYVMIARALDEDVTNISVIEAAIKAVEGIRKIYLELRIPQRLSEYEVKKIDLPGIATLAATYSFLDCLPRELPKNEIETILVAAF from the coding sequence ATGCCAGTTCTCCCCGAATGGATCAATTTTCAATTTCCACCTAAAATTCACTTCGAAATCGATTGTGGATACAAACTCGGATCTTTTGTCAAAAACATTGGGTCTCGAGTGGTTCTGATCACAACACAGAAAGAACTAGAAAACGCCGAAGAACTTTCCATCATCAAAACCAGTCTCGAAAAACATGCAGAAGGTGTGATCATCTATGATGACATCGTGGACCGAGTTCATTTTAAAGATTTAGATTCCTGTGCTCACTTCCTTAGAATCTCCAATGCCGATTGTGTTGTGGCCTATGGTTCCTTTGAATCGGTAAACGCAGGTAAGGCAGCTTCTCTACTTGCTACCAATGATTTATTTGCAGAAGAGCTCCTCATTGGAAAAAAACAACCTAAGAAAAAAGGCCTTCCCTTAATCGTAGTTCCGACAAAACCCCTACTCGGAAATGAATGTTCTCCTTTCTTTTCGATTGTGGATGATAAAGATAAAAATAGAAAATACTTTGCTCATGAATGGGCCTTCCCGGAACTGATCGTTGCCGATCCAAAAATTGGTGCCGGTATGTCTAGTTCGGAAACTGCCAAAACCGGAATCTCTATTTTGTCCGCAGCCGTTGACAGTATCCTTTCTAAATATGCCAATGAGATTACCTCCTCCACTGCACTTCGATCCATTGAACTTATCTCTAAAAACATAGTACCCGCCATTCGTGAACCAAGAAATTTGGGACCAAAAAACTCGATTTATGCGGCAAGTCTCCTTGCAGGAATTGCACAATCCACAAGTAGTCTTGGACTTTGTTATGCATTGTCACTTGCTGTAACAACAGTTACTAATTTAGATATCTTTCAAAGTATGTCGATCCTTCTCCCACATGTTATGGAATACAACTTAACCTCTTCTGCTGGTAAGTATGTAATGATTGCCAGGGCTCTGGATGAAGACGTCACCAATATCTCTGTCATTGAAGCTGCAATCAAAGCGGTGGAAGGAATTCGTAAAATTTACTTAGAACTACGTATTCCCCAAAGGTTATCCGAATACGAAGTGAAAAAAATTGATCTTCCTGGGATTGCGACTTTGGCGGCCACTTACTCGTTTCTTGATTGTCTTCCTAGAGAACTTCCTAAAAATGAAATCGAAACCATCCTTGTGGCTGCGTTTTAG
- a CDS encoding flagellar biosynthesis anti-sigma factor FlgM — protein sequence MNVDKVGRVGGYGYEPKKTQGPKETEAQAPVDTISISDAAKKIASEAKLQAEVKQIAKQIVQAPPEEDRTEKIKAIKERLKNGDYDNLSTEMLDKISDQIASTFLGQQ from the coding sequence ATGAACGTCGACAAAGTAGGACGAGTTGGTGGTTACGGATACGAACCCAAAAAAACTCAAGGGCCCAAAGAAACGGAAGCACAAGCTCCGGTAGATACAATTTCCATTTCTGACGCTGCTAAAAAAATTGCCTCAGAAGCAAAATTACAAGCAGAAGTAAAACAAATCGCAAAACAAATCGTACAAGCTCCTCCAGAAGAAGATCGTACGGAAAAAATCAAAGCGATCAAAGAACGATTGAAAAACGGTGACTACGACAATCTCTCTACAGAGATGTTGGATAAAATCTCCGACCAAATCGCGTCAACTTTCCTCGGACAACAGTAA
- the rsmI gene encoding 16S rRNA (cytidine(1402)-2'-O)-methyltransferase, with the protein MAHKREAGALYVVATPIGNLGDITLRALEIFKTVDLVLCESAKETRSLFSKLEIATPVLALYKDSSETPFANVLEQLKAGKSMALVSDAGTPGVSDPGSQMVRIAREKGIRIIPVPGASALTALLSVSGFQVNPTYFLGFLSEKPSKKRRELERASEIDGLVVFYESVHKLPRLYPMLEELFPETQVLVGRELTKTFEEVLYYANPRELAKDPPNAKGEFVFLLNHRKKTLKGNSDSSDM; encoded by the coding sequence TTGGCCCATAAACGAGAAGCAGGTGCCCTTTATGTAGTGGCCACTCCCATTGGAAATCTGGGAGACATTACCCTTCGGGCTCTAGAAATTTTTAAAACGGTAGATCTTGTTCTTTGCGAATCGGCCAAAGAAACTAGGTCCCTATTTTCCAAATTAGAAATCGCAACGCCGGTGCTTGCCCTTTATAAAGACAGTTCAGAAACCCCATTTGCTAATGTTCTTGAGCAGCTAAAAGCTGGGAAATCGATGGCCCTTGTTTCCGACGCAGGAACCCCAGGGGTTTCGGATCCCGGAAGCCAGATGGTGCGCATTGCTCGGGAAAAAGGAATTCGGATCATACCAGTGCCAGGAGCTTCTGCCCTGACTGCTTTACTTTCTGTTTCTGGATTTCAGGTCAATCCCACATATTTTTTGGGTTTCCTCTCTGAAAAACCGAGTAAAAAACGCCGAGAATTAGAAAGAGCCTCTGAGATCGATGGACTTGTAGTTTTTTATGAATCCGTCCACAAACTCCCAAGGCTCTACCCGATGCTTGAGGAGCTTTTTCCGGAAACGCAAGTGCTTGTGGGAAGGGAGTTGACAAAGACCTTTGAAGAGGTACTTTACTATGCAAATCCTAGGGAATTGGCAAAAGATCCGCCAAACGCCAAAGGAGAGTTTGTTTTTCTCTTAAACCATCGAAAAAAAACACTTAAGGGAAATTCGGATTCCTCCGATATGTGA
- a CDS encoding LIC11073 family putative lipoprotein: MRFPSLHPIYLVCISFLSFFHCGTNTDTPVAPFIFLVPPSVPQILSVVAVNSNITNDFKLEATQTVDPRPEYVLRYFVTNREPQFQGYNLYITTAFPGIIQTIQGEWLEDGVQPSFPHLPYEASTESAKIVTKRIRFAVPPPGAEFFQKCQIYNFTLRSVLTGGLISNPSTPTSTCAIPNKVNDIQTLCAAGAGCNTTICANPSCATPSACALGTACNPCTKGNNDLACTCPAGATPPGCQYIGP; this comes from the coding sequence ATGCGTTTTCCCTCTTTACATCCAATTTACTTAGTCTGCATATCTTTTCTCTCCTTTTTTCATTGTGGGACCAATACAGATACGCCGGTAGCTCCGTTTATTTTTTTAGTTCCACCAAGTGTTCCGCAGATCCTATCTGTGGTTGCAGTCAATAGCAATATCACCAATGATTTTAAATTGGAAGCAACACAAACCGTAGACCCAAGGCCGGAATATGTGCTTCGTTATTTTGTCACCAACAGAGAACCACAGTTCCAAGGTTACAACCTCTATATTACTACAGCCTTTCCAGGGATCATCCAAACCATCCAAGGAGAGTGGTTAGAGGATGGAGTCCAACCCAGTTTCCCTCACCTTCCCTATGAAGCGTCCACCGAATCCGCAAAGATTGTCACAAAAAGGATTCGTTTTGCAGTTCCCCCACCTGGAGCCGAATTCTTTCAAAAATGCCAAATTTATAACTTCACTCTTCGTTCCGTGTTAACGGGAGGATTGATCTCCAATCCTTCTACGCCCACAAGTACCTGTGCCATCCCAAACAAGGTAAACGATATCCAAACACTTTGTGCTGCTGGTGCCGGCTGTAACACGACCATTTGTGCCAATCCTTCTTGTGCAACTCCCAGCGCTTGTGCTTTAGGCACTGCCTGTAACCCTTGTACCAAAGGGAATAATGACCTAGCATGTACTTGTCCCGCAGGGGCCACCCCACCAGGATGCCAATACATTGGCCCATAA
- a CDS encoding LIC_20245 family lipoprotein, whose translation MGIQKKILFVSISMIGLFFLILLVMGGEDEEEARRKKERSSQALALFGGGSNTPKGTNRLGVRGEDSGSIFDSDYYSAGGMRYEEDGTIANSEAGEIPINPQTGKPYPPEAMQAFEELREQFPDNDLIPKRLTPEEKTKQAEFNQKLARATNSIFSGGNNPSDVTLYYNHVKKQGKDRLEIINYLIETQGGDDPEMDKKFQEILKNIQFQNEQIEKEAANAFEKAGISP comes from the coding sequence ATGGGAATCCAAAAAAAAATACTCTTTGTGTCCATTTCAATGATTGGGCTTTTTTTTCTCATTTTACTCGTAATGGGTGGTGAGGACGAAGAAGAAGCTCGCCGTAAAAAAGAAAGAAGTTCGCAGGCCCTTGCCTTATTTGGAGGAGGTTCCAACACTCCGAAAGGCACCAACCGACTGGGGGTGCGGGGGGAAGACTCAGGTTCCATCTTTGATTCTGACTATTATAGTGCCGGTGGCATGCGTTATGAAGAAGATGGAACAATTGCCAATTCCGAAGCCGGTGAAATTCCAATCAATCCCCAAACGGGAAAACCTTATCCTCCCGAGGCCATGCAAGCTTTTGAGGAACTCAGAGAACAATTTCCTGATAACGATTTGATTCCGAAACGACTCACTCCGGAAGAGAAAACAAAACAGGCTGAGTTTAACCAAAAGTTAGCACGTGCTACAAATTCAATTTTTAGCGGAGGAAACAATCCATCGGATGTTACCCTTTATTACAACCACGTAAAAAAACAAGGTAAGGACCGATTGGAAATCATCAATTACCTAATTGAAACACAAGGTGGTGACGATCCAGAGATGGATAAAAAGTTCCAGGAAATTTTGAAAAACATTCAATTCCAAAACGAACAAATAGAAAAAGAAGCCGCCAACGCCTTTGAAAAAGCAGGCATTTCTCCTTAG
- the nadE gene encoding NAD(+) synthase, protein MPKIKIAAVTLNTTPLDFLGNFESIVQAINSPESKNADCILFPELCISGYGCEDAFYKPSVWMRSEEILLKLKDVSPNQIILVGLPVFVGSFLYNCMAVLFGGKVAAIIPKLNLANTGVHYERRWFHSETDFINKTISFAKEEVPFGHFIFQTGQWNFGVEICEDSWSVNKPSSFYSPVGIDVLFSPGASHFAMGKQNIRRQIFTESSRNQCNLQVFTNLNGNESGRIIFEGGAIFASLGNLVKEGPRLSFSPFQITSYSFDPFEIRAAKARSFRESKPKVSREEIPKIQLTQKNNLEAKTSQGFTLLDKRKEFGWEDSENSVNLSLYEEFTKAVCLGLFDYLKKSNTKGFTLSLSGGADSATCALLVSAMKEIAKQENGDSIFSTLGIEESNLLVTIYQKTVNNSDLTEKIAETLTRELQCQFYSIPIDEAVDTSVKLIESVLGKTLNWKEHDLPLQNIQARVRSPLVWLLANLNGHLLLSTGNRSEAAVGYTTMDGDSSGSIAPLAGVSKEFLLEFLDDIQKGNNRFISPKDSIQTLRNTKPTAELKPLEENQEDEKDLMPYPILQSIEKKLVFLGLDDMDCLESLKQEFPWENTDNLLGYLKKFKKLFTISQWKRERLPPSFHLDEYGLDPKSSYRYPILSKES, encoded by the coding sequence ATGCCAAAAATTAAAATTGCCGCCGTTACACTGAACACAACTCCCCTTGACTTTCTTGGGAACTTTGAATCAATTGTTCAGGCAATCAACAGCCCAGAATCAAAAAATGCAGACTGTATTCTTTTTCCAGAACTTTGTATTTCTGGTTATGGATGTGAAGATGCTTTTTATAAACCTTCTGTTTGGATGCGGTCCGAAGAAATTTTACTAAAATTAAAAGATGTATCCCCAAACCAAATAATCCTTGTGGGTCTTCCTGTTTTTGTAGGTTCTTTTTTATACAATTGTATGGCAGTTCTTTTTGGTGGTAAGGTAGCTGCCATAATTCCAAAACTAAATTTAGCAAATACTGGCGTACATTATGAACGTCGCTGGTTTCACTCTGAAACAGATTTTATCAATAAAACCATTTCCTTTGCTAAAGAAGAAGTTCCCTTTGGGCATTTTATTTTCCAAACCGGTCAGTGGAATTTTGGAGTGGAAATTTGTGAGGATAGTTGGTCAGTCAATAAACCGTCTTCTTTCTATAGTCCTGTAGGCATTGATGTTTTATTTTCTCCTGGTGCTTCCCACTTTGCGATGGGAAAACAAAACATCCGAAGACAGATTTTTACCGAATCCAGTAGAAACCAGTGTAATCTTCAAGTTTTTACCAATTTGAATGGAAATGAATCTGGGCGTATTATCTTTGAAGGTGGAGCCATTTTTGCATCCCTCGGAAATTTAGTCAAAGAGGGCCCTAGACTTTCCTTTTCCCCTTTCCAAATCACTTCTTACTCCTTTGATCCATTCGAGATCCGCGCTGCCAAAGCACGTTCCTTTCGCGAATCCAAACCCAAAGTTTCCAGAGAAGAAATTCCAAAAATCCAACTGACACAAAAAAACAACTTGGAAGCGAAAACATCCCAAGGGTTTACCCTTCTTGACAAACGTAAAGAATTTGGGTGGGAAGATTCGGAGAATTCGGTAAATCTTTCCCTTTATGAAGAATTTACAAAAGCGGTATGTTTAGGTCTTTTTGATTATTTAAAAAAATCGAATACCAAAGGATTTACACTTTCTCTTTCGGGGGGTGCGGACAGTGCCACTTGTGCCCTTCTCGTTTCGGCCATGAAAGAAATCGCCAAACAGGAAAATGGTGATTCTATTTTTTCTACTCTGGGAATAGAAGAATCCAATCTTCTTGTGACCATTTACCAAAAAACCGTAAACAATTCCGATCTTACTGAAAAAATAGCAGAAACTCTAACAAGAGAACTCCAATGTCAATTTTATTCCATTCCCATCGATGAGGCAGTGGACACATCAGTAAAACTCATTGAATCGGTTCTTGGAAAAACTCTGAATTGGAAAGAACATGATTTACCTTTGCAAAATATCCAAGCAAGGGTTCGTTCTCCGCTCGTTTGGTTACTTGCCAATCTAAATGGACATTTACTTTTATCAACAGGGAACCGAAGTGAAGCCGCTGTTGGTTATACAACTATGGATGGAGATTCCTCAGGTTCCATTGCCCCACTAGCAGGTGTTAGTAAAGAATTTTTGTTAGAATTTTTGGATGATATCCAAAAGGGAAACAACCGTTTTATCTCACCCAAAGATTCGATCCAAACTTTACGTAATACAAAACCCACCGCAGAACTCAAACCTCTCGAAGAAAACCAAGAAGATGAAAAGGATCTGATGCCTTATCCTATTTTACAATCAATAGAAAAGAAACTTGTCTTTTTGGGACTTGATGACATGGACTGTTTGGAAAGTTTGAAACAAGAATTTCCTTGGGAAAATACAGATAACTTACTTGGATACCTGAAGAAATTTAAGAAACTATTTACGATATCACAATGGAAACGAGAGAGACTACCTCCCTCGTTTCATTTGGATGAATATGGTCTGGATCCTAAATCCAGTTACCGGTATCCGATTCTTTCCAAGGAAAGTTAG
- a CDS encoding 3-deoxy-D-manno-octulosonic acid transferase: protein MVYFFYNTFVFIIYFVLKFLSLFVKQIKEELSKRERLLKQIFSKSADGKTVIWLHAASVGELDQARALTETIRKKRKDVFIIQSVFSSSVKETTFSDPLADVYFYLPLDLPHAYDSIFQKFVPQVLFVMAWDTWPNLLKTANRMGTNTYLACASLSSESSRKNPLIRSLTKASFRYLTGIYPSHELMAKEFKGLVNETIDFSVLGDTRFESVLGKLETKSPNPAFTKFVSDQKDFLSKNKPIILGSTYGICENHFMAYLKEHTDDSYYWIFPHKWETERMDHWIPKLKEFGTVGVFSKLKPEEPLPKFLLFDQMGILAFAYRYGSFAYVGGAFTHRVHNTIEPAALGLAVITGPKISNAPEAIVMQELGGLFKTLNEADFIQKFQLLVQNKSLQEKMGNGNRNFVVENRGASEKIYNRVFSDAKN, encoded by the coding sequence ATGGTATATTTTTTTTATAATACTTTTGTTTTCATTATTTATTTTGTCTTAAAATTTCTTTCTTTATTTGTAAAACAAATTAAAGAAGAATTAAGTAAAAGAGAACGTTTGCTTAAGCAGATTTTTTCAAAATCCGCTGACGGAAAAACGGTGATTTGGCTTCATGCGGCAAGTGTTGGCGAACTCGACCAAGCCCGTGCTCTCACGGAAACCATTCGTAAAAAACGTAAGGATGTTTTTATCATCCAATCTGTATTTTCTTCGTCTGTAAAAGAAACAACCTTTTCTGATCCACTGGCAGATGTATATTTTTATCTCCCACTCGACCTTCCCCATGCCTATGATTCTATCTTTCAAAAGTTTGTACCGCAAGTTCTCTTTGTTATGGCATGGGACACTTGGCCGAATCTTTTAAAAACAGCAAACCGGATGGGAACAAATACCTACTTAGCCTGCGCCAGTTTGTCTTCGGAGTCCTCCAGAAAAAATCCCCTCATACGTTCTTTAACGAAAGCTTCTTTTCGTTATCTCACAGGAATTTATCCAAGCCACGAACTGATGGCCAAAGAATTTAAAGGTTTGGTAAATGAAACCATCGATTTCTCCGTGTTAGGAGATACAAGGTTTGAATCTGTCCTTGGAAAATTAGAAACAAAATCTCCGAATCCTGCCTTTACCAAATTTGTTTCAGACCAAAAAGATTTTTTATCCAAAAACAAACCCATCATTCTAGGTTCCACTTACGGAATTTGTGAAAACCATTTTATGGCCTATTTAAAGGAACATACAGATGATTCCTATTATTGGATTTTTCCTCACAAATGGGAAACAGAACGTATGGACCATTGGATCCCCAAACTCAAAGAATTTGGCACGGTAGGAGTTTTTTCTAAATTAAAGCCAGAAGAACCACTACCAAAATTTCTTCTTTTTGACCAAATGGGAATTTTGGCATTTGCCTACCGGTATGGAAGTTTTGCCTATGTGGGTGGTGCCTTTACACATAGGGTTCACAATACGATAGAACCTGCGGCCCTTGGCCTTGCTGTCATCACGGGTCCAAAAATATCCAATGCACCGGAAGCCATCGTTATGCAGGAATTAGGTGGACTATTCAAAACTTTAAATGAAGCCGATTTTATTCAGAAATTTCAACTCCTCGTCCAAAACAAATCCTTACAAGAAAAGATGGGAAACGGAAATCGAAACTTTGTTGTAGAAAACAGAGGTGCATCAGAAAAGATTTATAACCGAGTTTTCTCTGATGCCAAAAATTAA
- a CDS encoding flagellar filament outer layer protein FlaA — protein sequence MKTAKKITFCLGMVLMFSGLLSLPRPHDPDEVGRVQILKSALTIDSNYLLFLVEDFEGERPWDFYRVDSFLAVTQFAGSVPKSEAFLQETTLLKESGYPQLQNQTSFLVQSYVENPRLDHWEVRPKEPILLPLGMPIQGILWVYSEGHHINLSMGLSQKKSKDLYFDLGTLNFVGWRRLEFSIHLPKENTRLIQSMSFPISFASFRLKSLTSQKKGEFHLYFDNLSFVIDKRTFIYPGSEVNDTWGNKR from the coding sequence ATGAAAACTGCAAAAAAAATCACATTCTGTTTGGGTATGGTCCTCATGTTTTCCGGTCTTTTGTCTCTTCCGAGGCCCCATGACCCTGACGAAGTGGGCCGAGTCCAAATTCTTAAATCAGCCCTGACCATTGATTCCAACTACCTTCTCTTTCTTGTAGAGGATTTTGAAGGAGAAAGACCTTGGGATTTTTACCGTGTGGATTCCTTTTTGGCGGTCACCCAGTTTGCCGGCTCCGTTCCTAAATCAGAAGCCTTTTTACAAGAGACAACCCTTCTCAAAGAATCAGGGTACCCTCAATTACAGAACCAAACCAGTTTCCTTGTCCAAAGTTATGTAGAAAACCCAAGACTAGACCACTGGGAAGTGCGTCCCAAAGAGCCTATTCTTCTCCCACTCGGAATGCCCATCCAAGGAATCCTTTGGGTGTATTCAGAAGGTCACCATATCAATTTGAGTATGGGACTTTCTCAAAAAAAATCGAAAGATTTGTATTTTGATTTGGGAACTTTGAACTTTGTGGGATGGCGTAGATTGGAATTTTCGATCCACCTACCCAAGGAAAACACAAGACTCATTCAATCCATGTCCTTTCCGATTTCCTTTGCTTCATTTCGATTAAAAAGTTTAACTTCACAAAAGAAAGGAGAGTTTCATTTATACTTTGACAATTTGAGTTTTGTCATTGATAAAAGAACTTTCATATACCCAGGTTCGGAAGTGAACGATACTTGGGGTAACAAACGCTAA